Genomic window (Subtercola endophyticus):
CGCCATCTACACGGTGATCGGCGCGTCGACTGTCGCCGCACCCATCATCGTGACGCTTGCCGCACCGCAGAAGATGCAGCCCCGCCTGCTGTCTGCGCGCTCGTGGATCACCCGCAACAGCCGCATCGTCACCGTACTCATCATGCTGATGATCGGCGTCGTGATTCTCGGCTCGGGGCTGACCGACCTCTAACCGCGCGCCCGGCCCTCCGCACCGCATAATGGGAGAATGACCGCCCCGGCCACCCCCGCGTTCGCCGCCGTGGGCGATGCGTCTCGAACGGGCGGCAGGATGCTCGAAAAGACCGGCACGGTCGAATTCGTCGCTCGGTCACGCCTCGACGCCCGCGCGAGCGCACTTCACGAGACGAGCAGTTTTGTCGCCGAACGCGGCCGCTGGTTCTACCTCGATGGCATCATTCACGAACCACGACTCCGGGGGGCCCGCGCATGACCAGCGATCAGATCACCATCATCGTCATCGTGGCGGCCCTGCTCGTCGACCTCGCTGTGCGTATCACCGCGATCATCGTGGTGCCCCGTAACCGACGCCCGGCCGCAGCGATGGCGTGGCTTCTGGCGATTTTTCTCATTCCCTACATCGGCGTCTTGTTCTTTCTGCTGATCGGCAGCTACAAGCTGCCGAAAAAACGGCGCGACAAGCAAGCGGCCATCAACAGCTTCATCATCGAGACCACAAAGGGTATCGAGCTCGTCAGCGACGAGGAGCCGTGGCCCACCTGGCTGCGTTCGGTGGTGCGACTGAACCGGCAGCTGGGAGCGATGCCGCTGGTCGGCGGCAACACGGCAACGCTGATCGGCGACTATGCCGCATCCATCGCCGCCATGACCGCGGAGATCGGGCGCGCCAAGACCTTCGTGCACTGCGAGTTCTACATCATCGCCCTCGACCCGGTGACGGCCGACTTCTTCGACGCCCTCGAGGCGGCGGTGAAGCGGGGGGTCACCGTTCGGGTGCTGCTCGACCACATCGCGTCGGTACGAACATCCACTCACCGCGCGACGTTCAAGAAACTGACCGACATCGGAGTGACGTGGCAGTTCATGCTGCCGGTGCAGCCGCTGAAGGGCAAATGGCAGCGGCCCGACCTGCGCAATCACCGCAAACTGCTCGTCATCGACGGCAGGGTGGGGTTCATGGGGTCGCAGAACCTCATCGATCGCAGCTACAACAAGAAGAGCAACATCAGGCGGGGATTGCAGTGGCAAGACCTGATGACCCGTGTCGAGGGGCCGGTGGTGAGCGGCATCAACGCCATCTTCATCACCGACTGGTACAGCGAGACGAACGAGTTGCTCGCCCGCGAGACCGTGGAGATCGGTGACGAACTCGTCAACACGTCACCTGACGCGCTCGATTGCCAGCTGGTGCCGAGCGGCCCCGGCTTTGAAGGAGAGAACAATCTGCGGCTGTTCTTGGCGCTGATGTACTACGCCCAAGAGAAGGTCATCATCACATCGCCCTACTTCGTGCCCGACGACTCGATGCTCTACGCCATCACCACAGCGGCTCAGCGCGGCATCGAGGTCGAACTGTTCGTCTCAGAGATCGGCGATCAGGCCGGCGTCTATCACGCGCAACGGTCGTACTACGAGGCACTGCTGCGGGCGGGGGTGCGCATCTGGCTCTACCGCTCGCCGTACATTCTGCACGCCAAGCACTTCACGATCGACAACGAGATCGCCGTCATCGGCTCGAGCAATATGGATATCCGCTCGTTCAATCTCGACCTCGAGATCTCGCTGATGGTGCGCGGAGAGAGCTTCGTGCGCGATATGCGCGCTGTCGAAGACGGGTACCGCGAACTGAGCCGCGAACTCACGCTCGAAGAGTGGCTGAGGCAGCCGCTGCGCTCGACCATCCTCGACAACCTCGCACGCCTGACGTCTGCGCTGCAGTAACGCCGCCGTGCCCGGTCGGGCACCGGATGCCCGATCCGCCGCCGATCGTAGGTTCCGCCCCTCGGGTGTGACATGCTGAGCG
Coding sequences:
- the cls gene encoding cardiolipin synthase, producing MTSDQITIIVIVAALLVDLAVRITAIIVVPRNRRPAAAMAWLLAIFLIPYIGVLFFLLIGSYKLPKKRRDKQAAINSFIIETTKGIELVSDEEPWPTWLRSVVRLNRQLGAMPLVGGNTATLIGDYAASIAAMTAEIGRAKTFVHCEFYIIALDPVTADFFDALEAAVKRGVTVRVLLDHIASVRTSTHRATFKKLTDIGVTWQFMLPVQPLKGKWQRPDLRNHRKLLVIDGRVGFMGSQNLIDRSYNKKSNIRRGLQWQDLMTRVEGPVVSGINAIFITDWYSETNELLARETVEIGDELVNTSPDALDCQLVPSGPGFEGENNLRLFLALMYYAQEKVIITSPYFVPDDSMLYAITTAAQRGIEVELFVSEIGDQAGVYHAQRSYYEALLRAGVRIWLYRSPYILHAKHFTIDNEIAVIGSSNMDIRSFNLDLEISLMVRGESFVRDMRAVEDGYRELSRELTLEEWLRQPLRSTILDNLARLTSALQ
- a CDS encoding YchJ family metal-binding protein, whose amino-acid sequence is MTAPATPAFAAVGDASRTGGRMLEKTGTVEFVARSRLDARASALHETSSFVAERGRWFYLDGIIHEPRLRGARA